CACTCATCTCGTGGTGCGGGAAGACGAGATCGGAGCCGCCACCCTGTACGTCGAACGCCTCACCGAGGTACTCCTGCGCGATGGCCGTGCACTCGATGTGCCAGCCGGGGCGGCCCGGCCCGAAGGGGCTGTCCCAGGCCGGCTCGTCGGGTCGCTCGCCCCGCCAGACCACGCAGTCGAGGGGGTCGCGCTTGCCCTCGCGGTCGGGGTCTCCACCGCGCTCGGCGAAGACGAGGAGCATCTCGTCGCGCTCCATGCGCGAGATCTCACCGAACCGCGGGTCCGACGTCACGGAGAAGTAGAGGTCGTCGTCGACCCGGTAGATCGAACCGGCCTCCTCCAGCCGCTGGATCAGCGCGATCACGAGCGGGATCGACTCGACCGCGCCGACGTAGTGCGCAGGCGGGAGCACCCGCAGCGCCTCCATGTCCTGGCGGAAGAGCTCGGTCTCGCGCTCGGCGAGCGCCACCCAGTCGAGGTTGACCTTCAGGGCACGCTCGAGCAGCGGGTCGTCGACGTCGGTGACGTTCTGCACGTAGCTGACCTCGTGCCCGGCGACCCGCCAGGCACGGTTGAGCAGGTCGAACCCGACGTACGTAGCGGCGTGCCCGATGTGGGTGGCGTCGTACGGCGTGATCCCGCAGACGTAGAGCCGAGCCGGCCCCTCCGGGCTGGTCTCGACGAGCGTCCCCGTGGCCGTGTCGTGGATCCGCACCGGCGGACCGGTCTCGGGGAGGGTGGGGACATCGGGGGTTGACCAGGCACGCATGGCGGGCAGCCTACCCAGCGCTCGGTGTCAGAACGGTGGCCAGGGGATGGCCGGTCCGTGCCCGTGCGGCGCGGGCATCACCGGGTCGGCGAGGAGCCTGCGGCATCGCGCCTCGAGGGCGTCGACCTCGTCGTCATCGAGCAGCTGACCTAGTGCGCTGTCGCGCACCTGCGACAGCACCATGGCGACGCCGTTGACGTCGTCGTCCGAAAGCGGCTCGCCGAGCCAACCCCACAGCACTGTGCGCAGCTTGGGCTCAACGTGGAAGCTCACGCCGTGGTCGACGCCGTACCGGTGTCCGTCGGCCATTGGGAGCACGTGCCCGCCCTTGCGGTCGGCGTTGTTGACCAGGATGTCG
This is a stretch of genomic DNA from Nocardioides sp. InS609-2. It encodes these proteins:
- the mshC gene encoding cysteine--1-D-myo-inosityl 2-amino-2-deoxy-alpha-D-glucopyranoside ligase, with the protein product MRAWSTPDVPTLPETGPPVRIHDTATGTLVETSPEGPARLYVCGITPYDATHIGHAATYVGFDLLNRAWRVAGHEVSYVQNVTDVDDPLLERALKVNLDWVALAERETELFRQDMEALRVLPPAHYVGAVESIPLVIALIQRLEEAGSIYRVDDDLYFSVTSDPRFGEISRMERDEMLLVFAERGGDPDREGKRDPLDCVVWRGERPDEPAWDSPFGPGRPGWHIECTAIAQEYLGEAFDVQGGGSDLVFPHHEMSAGEGQVASGSDFALAYAHAGMVGYDGEKMSKSRGNLVFVSALRNSDIDPMAIRLVLLSHHYRDDWEWTDNGLFDAVDTLERWRSALALGAGAPAGPVVAAVVAALADDLDAPTAVAVVERWVDATLGTSGLADTSDKTAASVVRDLLDASLGLAL